The genomic interval TGCGATAGAGCCGAGCTACGGCAACTCGCCGCCGATCAATTCCATCTGCTTCTTATAGATGTCCTTGCAGGCGTTTTCGCCGAGGTCAAGGAGCGTGTTGAGCATGTTGCGGTCAAAACTGGCGTGCTCGCCGGTGCCCTGGACTTCGATGAAATTCTTGGCGTCTTGCATCACCACGTTCATGTCAACATCGGCTGCGGAGTCTTCCACATAGCAGAGATCGCAGAGCGGCTTGCCTGCGACAACGCCGACGGAAATTGCCGTAATGCCGTGCTGCAGAATCTGGGCGGTAATGCCGAGGCGTTCTTTGATTTTCTTGAGAGCGAGCGCAAGGGCCACGAAGCCGCCGATAATGCTTGCGGTACGAGTGCCACCGTCGGCTTCGATCACGTCGCAGTCGACCACGATAGCGTTTTCACCGAGGGCGGCCAGGTCGGCTGCGCCGCGCAGCGAGCGGCCCACCAGGCGCTGGATTTCTTGCGTACGGCCGCTCGCGCCCTTGCGCTCGCGTTCCACACGCTTGCCCGTACTCTGCGGGAGCAGGCTGTATTCTGCCGTAATCCAGCCGGTGCCTTTGCCGGCGAGCCAATCAGGAACCTTCGGGAGGAGTGTTGCGTTACAGATAACGCGGGTACGACCCATTTCAATCAGAACGGAACCGTCGGCGCTCGAAATAAAGCCCGTGGTCATTTTGAGGTTGCGGTATTCGTCAAACTTTCTGTCGGTACGTTCGTAAGCCATTTTCGTCCTCTTAATATTTCAAAGTTTCAATCACGCCTTTCTTGAAGGTGCCCAGAATGTACATGTTGTTCGTGTAATTCTTGAGCTCGGCAAGAGCGGCCTGGGCGCGTTCTTCATTCACGTTTGCTTCAAAAGACACGTGGAAAATGTATTCCCAAGGCTTGTCCGGATGCGGTCTGCTTTCGCAACGGGTCAAGTTGATGCCTCGCTTCGCAAAGCAACCGAGGGCGTTGTAAAGAGCGCCCACTGCGTTGTTGTCGGCAAGTTCGAACAGCATGGTGGTCTTGGCGCCTTCCACGGTGTCGAAAGCGGCGGGAACCTTTTGGATTCCGTAAAAACGCGTGAAGTTCGTGCCCTTCAAGTTTTCGAGGCCGGCTTTCAGAATATCCAGGTTGTAAATCTTTGCGGCGTAGGCGCTAGCGATGGCGCCTTCGTCTTTAGCCTTGCGAGCAGCGAGCTCTTCGGCAGAGCCTGCGGTATCGAATGCCGGAACCGCCTTGATCTGCGGGTTTTCGGCGAAGAACTTGGAGCATTGTGCAAGAGCCTGCGGGTGGCTGTAAACGCGCTTGAGGTCGCCCAGCTTGACGCCTGGCATCACGCACAAGGTGTGCTCGATGCGCAGCATGACTTCGCCCACAATGCGGTGACGCCACTTGTAGAGCAAATCGTAGTTCGCTTCGATGGAGCCTGCGGTCGAGTTTTCGATAGGAATGGCACCGCCGTCGGCTTCACCGGTTTCAATCGCCTGGTAGATTTCTTCGAAAGTGTCCATCGGGAGCGTTTCGATATCTTCACCAAACAGGTAATGGGCGGCGCAATCGCTATAAGCGCCCTTGCGGCCTTGGAATGCAATTTTTTTCATATGAGAAAATATAGTTAATCGTAAGAGGTCGTCAGTATGCGAGCATCACACATCTCACATTACACATTTCTCATTGTTATTTGAATCTTCTCGCGCCTTGGTACTTGTGGCCCCAATACTTGTCCTGCATGGGCGAAATCATCACGCCGTTCTTGGTACTTGCGTGAATGAACCGGTTTCCGTTCAAGTAAATGCCCACGTGGTCAATCTTCCAGAGGCTTCCGAAAAACACGAGGTCGCCTTCTTTGAGTCCGCCTCGGCTTACGGATTTTCCTCGGCTGTCCTTGTACATCTTGGAAGCACTGTGGTCTAGTGCGATGTTGTAATAGCCTTTGTAAACTTGCATGACAAAACCGGAGCAGTCTGTCTTTGTCTTTGTCGCCTTGCCGTACACATACTTGGCGCCCATCCATTGTCTGGCGTAATTTTCCAAGTCCCCGCGAGGGGTCGCCCTTCTGGCGGCCTTGGCGGCTTCCTTTTTGGTGATGGCCGCACGCGCCTTTTCGGCGGAGTTCATGTGCTTCGAGGAATCTTGCGAGGCGGTCGTTTGCTCTGTGGTCTGCGGCTCTTCAACCGGTTTTTCTTGTCTAGAAGACGAGGCTGTTTCGCTCGGTGGTACGCTCTTGTAGTCTCCGATGCTTCGGTCATACCCCGTACGTACAGGGAAGGAACATCCGAAACACCACAGGCATATGCCG from Fibrobacter sp. UWB5 carries:
- the rph gene encoding ribonuclease PH → MAYERTDRKFDEYRNLKMTTGFISSADGSVLIEMGRTRVICNATLLPKVPDWLAGKGTGWITAEYSLLPQSTGKRVERERKGASGRTQEIQRLVGRSLRGAADLAALGENAIVVDCDVIEADGGTRTASIIGGFVALALALKKIKERLGITAQILQHGITAISVGVVAGKPLCDLCYVEDSAADVDMNVVMQDAKNFIEVQGTGEHASFDRNMLNTLLDLGENACKDIYKKQMELIGGELP
- a CDS encoding prephenate dehydratase codes for the protein MKKIAFQGRKGAYSDCAAHYLFGEDIETLPMDTFEEIYQAIETGEADGGAIPIENSTAGSIEANYDLLYKWRHRIVGEVMLRIEHTLCVMPGVKLGDLKRVYSHPQALAQCSKFFAENPQIKAVPAFDTAGSAEELAARKAKDEGAIASAYAAKIYNLDILKAGLENLKGTNFTRFYGIQKVPAAFDTVEGAKTTMLFELADNNAVGALYNALGCFAKRGINLTRCESRPHPDKPWEYIFHVSFEANVNEERAQAALAELKNYTNNMYILGTFKKGVIETLKY
- a CDS encoding C40 family peptidase, whose product is MFSLTKIAPFILAGICLWCFGCSFPVRTGYDRSIGDYKSVPPSETASSSRQEKPVEEPQTTEQTTASQDSSKHMNSAEKARAAITKKEAAKAARRATPRGDLENYARQWMGAKYVYGKATKTKTDCSGFVMQVYKGYYNIALDHSASKMYKDSRGKSVSRGGLKEGDLVFFGSLWKIDHVGIYLNGNRFIHASTKNGVMISPMQDKYWGHKYQGARRFK